The Candidatus Cloacimonadaceae bacterium genome has a segment encoding these proteins:
- a CDS encoding MraY family glycosyltransferase, translating into MTPETLWKILPLAIIVFGLTHLLVPINIRFSNRFGIVARPAERRVHKYSIPEAGGLSFALPIIAMQIVFALISNDPNMRRMLIQFSGVELLTLTTGIFDDRFESSARFKLLWQFIIGLLMYLIGFKVEFLTNPLGSHFTLGWMSLPITILWYMVVLNAINLIDGLDGLATGICVIVSAVLCIVGFREHNIQVIALSALLFAGSLAFLRYNFHPAKIFLGDTGALFIGLNIAAISNAGTEQYKGIASMTLIIPLAVLAVPLLDVFLAIFRRIRVGNIFAADKAHIHHAMLASGLSQKQISIIVYIVTLLFGLIAIGFSFSSKKVLFSLLMAVLMLMVIAAYILMRWEKKK; encoded by the coding sequence ATGACACCTGAAACTCTTTGGAAAATCCTCCCCCTCGCAATTATCGTGTTTGGGCTCACTCATTTGTTAGTGCCGATCAATATCCGTTTCTCCAATCGTTTCGGCATCGTTGCCCGTCCGGCGGAACGACGTGTGCACAAATACAGCATCCCGGAAGCGGGAGGTCTGTCCTTTGCGCTGCCGATCATCGCGATGCAGATCGTTTTTGCTTTGATCAGTAATGATCCCAATATGCGGCGTATGCTGATCCAATTCAGCGGAGTGGAATTACTCACCCTGACGACCGGCATTTTTGACGACCGCTTTGAAAGCAGCGCCAGATTCAAACTCCTCTGGCAATTCATCATCGGCTTGTTGATGTATCTCATCGGTTTCAAGGTTGAATTTCTCACAAACCCGCTGGGCAGCCATTTCACGCTGGGCTGGATGTCTTTACCCATCACGATTCTTTGGTATATGGTGGTGCTCAACGCCATCAATCTGATCGATGGGCTGGATGGGCTTGCCACGGGGATTTGCGTGATTGTCAGCGCTGTGCTTTGCATCGTTGGTTTCAGAGAACACAACATACAGGTGATCGCCCTTTCCGCACTGCTTTTTGCCGGATCGCTGGCATTTTTGCGCTACAATTTCCATCCCGCCAAGATCTTTTTGGGGGATACCGGAGCGCTGTTTATCGGTTTGAACATTGCTGCGATCTCAAACGCCGGGACGGAACAATACAAAGGGATCGCGTCCATGACCTTGATCATCCCACTCGCCGTTTTGGCAGTTCCGCTGTTAGATGTCTTTCTGGCGATCTTTCGCCGCATCCGCGTCGGCAATATCTTTGCCGCAGACAAAGCTCACATCCATCATGCCATGCTTGCATCAGGACTTTCCCAGAAGCAGATCTCGATTATCGTATATATCGTGACGCTACTGTTTGGATTGATCGCCATCGGATTTTCCTTTTCGTCCAAGAAGGTCCTCTTTTCCCTGCTGATGGCAGTACTGATGCTGATGGTAATCGCCGCCTACATTTTAATGCGTTGGGAGAAAAAAAAATGA
- a CDS encoding glycosyltransferase: protein MKKLLHIQLLPLLSGVQNFSLHLLDGLPADMYDIHVACKPGGNFVDATRKRGWRFIPLPSLVHPISPLDLISFFHLLWILKRERFDIVHTNSSKTGLLGRLAAWLIRVPMIVHTSHGLPFQKGQSPLKYGFFIFLEGLANHLCHKVIFVNNSDRLRCIEMKLITKSKATTINNALPISLVEKLSAIAKARSNRDEDTFTLGSTMRFSTQKNAVNLIACACRACESNPKLRFVIIGDGEHLELCRQIVRSHNLNARILLPGWDSRILDWLPLFDAFILYSRWEAQPFSLIEAMHSGLPLIGSKIPSIAELVEEDCGFLIDLDAHKELIKLLISLPEKRILLQKMGEAASKRISGICDYQTMVGSYRNIYEMDGVE, encoded by the coding sequence GTGAAAAAGCTTCTTCATATTCAATTGCTACCGCTGTTATCGGGAGTGCAAAACTTCAGCCTGCACCTGCTGGACGGGCTGCCTGCCGATATGTATGATATCCATGTAGCTTGCAAACCCGGCGGGAACTTTGTAGATGCCACTCGGAAGCGCGGCTGGCGCTTCATCCCTTTGCCAAGCTTGGTGCACCCCATCTCCCCGCTTGATCTGATCAGTTTTTTTCATCTTTTGTGGATATTGAAGCGCGAAAGATTTGACATCGTGCACACCAATTCCTCCAAGACAGGGTTGTTAGGACGCCTTGCCGCTTGGCTGATTCGCGTTCCAATGATCGTTCACACATCCCACGGGCTGCCTTTTCAGAAGGGACAAAGTCCACTCAAATACGGCTTTTTCATATTCCTGGAAGGCTTGGCTAACCATTTGTGCCACAAGGTGATCTTTGTCAATAACTCCGATCGGCTACGCTGCATCGAGATGAAACTGATCACGAAAAGCAAGGCAACAACGATCAACAACGCCCTTCCAATCTCCTTGGTCGAAAAGCTCTCCGCCATTGCTAAAGCGCGTTCCAATCGGGATGAAGATACTTTCACGCTCGGCTCCACCATGCGCTTTTCCACTCAAAAGAACGCTGTCAACCTGATAGCCTGCGCGTGTCGGGCTTGCGAATCGAACCCCAAGCTACGCTTTGTAATTATCGGAGATGGCGAACACCTTGAGCTTTGCCGTCAGATCGTTCGCAGTCACAATCTGAACGCACGCATTCTGCTACCGGGTTGGGATTCGCGGATTCTCGACTGGCTGCCCCTGTTCGACGCTTTCATCCTGTACTCGCGCTGGGAAGCCCAACCTTTCAGCCTCATCGAAGCAATGCATTCCGGCTTGCCGTTGATCGGCTCCAAGATCCCTTCCATTGCCGAACTTGTTGAGGAGGACTGCGGTTTCCTGATCGATCTTGATGCTCACAAGGAACTGATCAAACTGCTGATCTCACTTCCGGAAAAACGAATTTTACTCCAAAAAATGGGCGAAGCTGCAAGCAAACGTATCAGCGGAATCTGTGACTATCAAACGATGGTCGGCTCCTACCGCAATATCTATGAAATGGATGGCGTTGAATGA